A region of Streptomyces cinnamoneus DNA encodes the following proteins:
- the mycP gene encoding type VII secretion-associated serine protease mycosin, with protein MRARTARRALGALSAGVALAVLMAGPARADAIRAQEWGLDSVRVHEAWGTTKGAGVTVAVLDTGVDEGHPDLRGRVLPGKDLIGFGAGPGDRAWARHGTAMAGIVAGRGHGPDDADGVMGVAPDARILPVRVILEDGDPARAKARGARGAALADGIRWAADHGADVINLSLGDDSDTAHPEPREDAAVQYALRKGAVVVASAGNGGEHGDHVSYPAAYPGVIAVTAVDRYGAHASFSTRRWYATVSAPGVDVVIADPDRRYYEGWGTSAASAFVSGVVALVRAADPGLAPAQVRELLTRTAQDAPPGGRSDELGAGLVDAAAAVTAATRGGVAARGATAPAPRYFGAGPRPGPRHTGGAPLGGPALAAGGAGVALLAAAAVLDRRRRREKTAGAPRRAFLQR; from the coding sequence ATGAGGGCGCGCACCGCCCGGCGGGCCCTGGGCGCCCTCTCCGCCGGCGTCGCCCTCGCCGTCCTCATGGCCGGGCCCGCGCGCGCCGACGCCATACGCGCGCAGGAGTGGGGCCTCGACTCGGTGCGGGTCCACGAGGCGTGGGGGACGACCAAGGGGGCCGGCGTCACCGTCGCGGTGCTCGACACCGGGGTCGACGAGGGGCACCCGGACCTCCGGGGCCGGGTGCTGCCGGGCAAGGACCTGATCGGCTTCGGCGCGGGCCCGGGCGACCGGGCGTGGGCGCGACACGGCACCGCGATGGCGGGCATCGTCGCCGGGCGCGGACACGGCCCGGACGACGCGGACGGCGTCATGGGCGTCGCCCCGGACGCCCGGATCCTGCCGGTGCGGGTCATCCTCGAGGACGGCGACCCGGCCCGGGCCAAGGCCCGCGGCGCGCGGGGCGCCGCCCTCGCCGACGGCATCCGCTGGGCGGCCGACCACGGCGCCGACGTGATCAACCTGTCCCTCGGCGACGACAGCGACACCGCCCACCCCGAGCCGCGCGAGGACGCCGCCGTGCAGTACGCGCTGCGCAAGGGGGCGGTCGTGGTCGCCTCGGCCGGCAACGGCGGCGAGCACGGCGACCACGTCTCCTACCCGGCCGCCTATCCCGGCGTGATCGCCGTGACCGCCGTCGACCGCTACGGCGCCCACGCCTCCTTCTCCACCCGCCGCTGGTACGCCACCGTCAGCGCGCCGGGCGTCGACGTGGTGATCGCCGACCCCGACCGCCGCTACTACGAGGGCTGGGGCACGAGCGCCGCGTCCGCCTTCGTCTCCGGGGTCGTCGCCCTGGTCAGGGCGGCCGATCCGGGCCTCGCCCCGGCGCAGGTCCGCGAGCTGCTGACCCGCACCGCGCAGGACGCGCCGCCGGGCGGGCGCAGCGACGAGCTGGGCGCCGGCCTGGTGGACGCGGCGGCGGCCGTGACCGCGGCGACGCGGGGCGGCGTGGCCGCGCGGGGCGCCACGGCACCGGCCCCGCGCTACTTCGGCGCCGGGCCCCGCCCCGGCCCGCGGCACACCGGCGGCGCCCCCCTCGGCGGCCCGGCCCTCGCGGCGGGCGGCGCGGGCGTGGCCCTGCTGGCGGCCGCCGCGGTGCTGGACCGCAGACGCCGGCGGGAGAAGACGGCCGGCGCGCCCCGGCGGGCCTTCCTCCAGCGGTAG
- a CDS encoding SseB family protein, giving the protein MALKNIPDPGFSDDDGSADAALTEALAAWGADRTDPEAERRVLAALTGARLLVPVVAVLGEVETGEDGLKREKTSDMAVPTLQAPDGRRALPAFTSTGTLARWRADARPVAVPLHQALQAAAHEKADTIVLDLAGPVTYPLTGAALLALAEGRDSADPLADPAVTGALRAVLEDEPAVLRAHLTPSREADGTLALTLAPGAPAPDVVRRVAEGLAGDEVLRARLVKGLDLALLPAEATVPGEALFSR; this is encoded by the coding sequence GTGGCGCTCAAGAACATCCCCGACCCCGGCTTCTCCGACGACGACGGCTCCGCCGACGCCGCCCTCACCGAGGCGCTCGCCGCCTGGGGGGCCGACCGGACGGACCCGGAGGCCGAGCGGCGGGTCCTCGCCGCGCTGACGGGCGCGCGGCTGCTCGTACCCGTGGTGGCCGTGCTCGGCGAGGTGGAGACCGGGGAGGACGGTCTCAAGCGCGAGAAGACCAGCGACATGGCCGTGCCGACGCTCCAGGCGCCCGACGGCCGCCGGGCGCTGCCGGCGTTCACCTCCACCGGGACGCTCGCCCGCTGGCGCGCGGACGCCCGGCCCGTGGCCGTACCGCTGCACCAGGCGCTCCAGGCGGCCGCGCACGAGAAGGCCGACACGATCGTCCTCGACCTGGCCGGCCCGGTGACCTACCCCCTGACCGGTGCCGCGCTGCTCGCGCTGGCCGAGGGACGCGACAGCGCGGACCCGCTGGCCGACCCCGCCGTCACCGGCGCCCTGCGCGCGGTGCTGGAGGACGAGCCCGCGGTGCTACGCGCCCACCTCACGCCGTCCCGCGAGGCCGACGGCACCCTGGCCCTCACCCTGGCCCCCGGCGCCCCGGCGCCCGACGTGGTGCGCCGCGTCGCGGAGGGCCTGGCCGGCGACGAGGTGCTGCGGGCACGGCTGGTCAAGGGCCTGGACCTCGCCCTGCTGCCGGCGGAGGCGACCGTTCCGGGAGAGGCGCTCTTCAGCCGCTGA